One genomic window of Pelobacter seleniigenes DSM 18267 includes the following:
- a CDS encoding OB-fold nucleic acid binding domain-containing protein has product MMLRWTGRHVTMIGWWVTGKTVQDKNGRPMEFVSFEDQSGIYDATFFPQAYARFCRKLTRRRPYVLKGKVEEEFGVPTLTVTWIGFLEEVPAKPSDRSGKDLQSM; this is encoded by the coding sequence ATGATGCTGCGCTGGACCGGCCGCCATGTCACCATGATCGGCTGGTGGGTCACGGGCAAAACCGTCCAGGATAAAAACGGCCGACCCATGGAGTTTGTCTCTTTTGAAGACCAGAGCGGCATCTATGACGCCACGTTCTTTCCGCAGGCCTATGCCCGCTTCTGTCGCAAGCTGACCAGGCGGCGCCCCTATGTGCTGAAAGGAAAGGTTGAAGAGGAGTTCGGCGTCCCCACCCTGACCGTGACCTGGATCGGTTTTTTGGAGGAAGTACCGGCAAAACCATCCGACCGCTCCGGAAAAGACCTACAATCAATGTAG